From the genome of Cellvibrio japonicus Ueda107, one region includes:
- a CDS encoding cellulase family glycosylhydrolase, with protein sequence MAKSFLDVFSNDGVFTKRSTRKLPMNMKKFLFNAAVAFSLIGTATAALAGFKISGTQLLDGNGNPFIMRGVNHPHAWYTSRTQQALADIASVKANTVRVVLADGQQWTRTTATEVANIINWAKQNKLIVVLEVHDVTGSGEQASAGTLYNATTYWLDMAATLQGQEDYVLINIANEPYGNGVPASTWVDQHKQAIQRIRTAGLTHTLIVDAANWGQDWEEIMLNNASSVAAADTLKNTLFSVHMYQVYQSRSTVESYVTRFMQTHNLPLIVGEFGADHYGEFVDADSIMAVAQQYNIGYLGWSWSGNSSNVASLDITNNWNVNSLSTWGNRLINGTNGIKATAQLASVYGSASSSSSSSSSVVSSSSSSAVSSVVSSSSASSSSVSSVSGGQQCNWYGTRYPLCVTTSNGWGWENNQSCIARATCSAQPAPWGIVGDSSSSVASSSSSVVSSTSSVISSSSSSIRSSSSSSSSIASSVASSAAPAGNCQYVVTNQWGDGFTGAVRITNRGSSAINGWSVSWSYSDGSRLTNSWNANVTGTNPYTATHLSWNGSIQPGQTVELGFQGTKSANQAASVPVVTGSVCN encoded by the coding sequence ATGGCTAAATCCTTTCTGGACGTTTTTTCCAACGATGGTGTTTTTACCAAGCGATCTACCCGAAAGTTACCGATGAATATGAAAAAATTTTTATTTAATGCTGCTGTTGCGTTTTCCTTAATCGGGACTGCGACTGCGGCATTGGCCGGCTTTAAGATTTCCGGTACCCAATTGCTCGATGGTAATGGCAATCCATTCATTATGCGCGGTGTTAATCACCCGCATGCCTGGTACACCAGTCGTACCCAGCAGGCGCTTGCGGATATCGCCAGCGTGAAAGCCAATACCGTGCGTGTTGTGCTTGCAGATGGCCAGCAATGGACCCGCACCACAGCTACAGAAGTGGCTAATATCATTAACTGGGCCAAACAAAATAAGCTAATTGTGGTGTTGGAAGTTCACGATGTCACCGGTTCCGGTGAGCAGGCTTCTGCCGGAACCCTTTATAACGCTACTACCTATTGGCTCGATATGGCGGCAACGCTACAAGGCCAGGAAGATTATGTATTGATCAATATTGCCAATGAACCTTATGGTAATGGCGTGCCCGCCAGCACCTGGGTTGATCAACATAAGCAGGCGATTCAACGTATTCGCACCGCAGGCTTGACGCATACACTGATTGTGGATGCCGCTAACTGGGGGCAGGATTGGGAAGAAATTATGCTGAATAACGCTTCCAGCGTTGCGGCAGCCGATACACTGAAAAATACCCTGTTTAGTGTCCACATGTATCAGGTGTATCAATCCCGCTCCACAGTGGAAAGCTATGTGACCCGCTTTATGCAGACCCATAATCTGCCGTTGATTGTAGGTGAGTTTGGCGCTGACCATTATGGTGAGTTTGTCGATGCCGATTCTATTATGGCAGTAGCCCAGCAATACAACATCGGATACCTCGGTTGGTCCTGGTCGGGCAATAGCAGTAATGTAGCGTCTCTGGATATCACCAATAACTGGAATGTGAATAGCCTTTCAACCTGGGGGAATCGCCTAATCAATGGTACCAACGGTATTAAGGCTACTGCACAACTGGCCAGTGTTTACGGTTCTGCATCCAGTTCATCGTCCAGCAGTTCCTCTGTGGTATCCAGCAGCTCCAGCTCAGCAGTGTCGAGTGTTGTTTCATCCAGTTCGGCTTCATCCAGCTCTGTATCCTCTGTCAGCGGTGGGCAGCAGTGTAATTGGTATGGCACTCGCTATCCCTTGTGTGTCACCACTAGCAATGGCTGGGGATGGGAAAATAACCAAAGTTGTATTGCCCGTGCTACCTGTAGTGCACAACCGGCGCCCTGGGGCATTGTGGGGGATAGCTCATCGTCTGTTGCCAGTTCTTCCAGCTCGGTTGTCAGCAGCACCAGTAGTGTTATCAGCTCATCATCCAGCAGCATTCGCTCGTCGTCATCTTCATCGAGCAGTATCGCCTCTTCTGTAGCAAGTTCCGCTGCACCTGCGGGTAATTGCCAATATGTGGTGACCAACCAATGGGGTGATGGTTTCACCGGTGCAGTGCGTATCACCAACCGTGGCAGTTCAGCCATTAATGGTTGGAGTGTTAGCTGGAGCTACAGTGACGGTTCACGCTTGACGAACAGTTGGAATGCCAATGTCACCGGCACTAATCCCTATACCGCCACTCATCTTTCATGGAATGGCAGTATCCAGCCTGGCCAGACAGTTGAGCTTGGATTCCAGGGAACAAAATCCGCTAATCAGGCGGCCTCTGTTCCTGTTGTGACAGGGTCGGTTTGCAATTAA
- a CDS encoding glycoside hydrolase family 9 protein: protein MINRSVLKIPALVKPLVQALVLVGCTLGVAQAEVGNPRVNQLGYIPNGDRIAVYKASNNSAQTWQLTHNGSLIASGQTIPKGSDASSGDNIHHIDLSSVTATGSGFTLTVGGDSSYPFSISSTTFNAAFYDALKYFYHNRSGIAIETPYTGGGRGSYASHSRWSRPAGHLNQGANKGDMNVPCWSGTCNYSLNVTKGWYDAGDHGKYVVNGGISVWTLLNLYERAQHITGNLAAVADGSMNIPESGNGVADILDEARWQMEFMLAMQVPQGQAKAGMAHHKIHDVGWTGLPLAPHEDPQQRALVPPSTAATLNLAATAAQAARIWKDIDAGFAALCLTAAERAWNAAQANPNDIYSGNYDNGGGGYGDRFVADEFYWAAAELYITTGDSRYLPTINNYTLERTDFGWPDTELLGVMSLAVVPATHTNSLRIAARNHIQTIASTHLTTQSASGYPAPLSSLEYYWGSNSVIANKLVLMGLAYDFSGNQNFALGVSKGINYLFGSNVLSTSFITGLGTNTVAQPHHRFWAGALNSNYPWAPPGALSGGPNAGLEDSLSASRLSGCTSRPATCWLDSIDAWSTNEITINWNAPLAWVLGFYNDFAATQGGSSSSSSSSSSSVPVSSSSSSSIIPSSSSSSIQPSSSSSSMPSSSSSSSSVVASSSSSVSGGLRCNWYGTLYPLCVTTQSGWGWENSQSCISASTCSAQPAPYGIVGAASSSSQAANRSPTLQLSANATGFEGGSMVCCTLHINGAASDPDGDNLTYSWQVISGNTVVASGSSSSASIHVSNQRGYEVSMTVSDGRGGVATETTFVSVYFSDYFPGSSSSASNINSSSSSSSSSSSSAIVSSSSSVVSSSSSSAASGGNCQYVVTNQWNNGFTAVIRVRNNGSSAINGWSVNWSYSDGSRITNSWNANVTGNNPYAASALGWNANIQPGQTAEFGFQGTKGAGSAQVPAVTGSVCQ, encoded by the coding sequence ATGATAAATCGTTCCGTATTGAAGATACCGGCTTTGGTCAAGCCATTAGTACAGGCACTTGTGTTAGTGGGCTGTACCTTGGGTGTGGCACAGGCTGAGGTGGGTAACCCCCGTGTCAACCAATTGGGTTATATCCCCAATGGCGATAGGATTGCTGTTTATAAAGCGAGTAACAACAGCGCACAAACCTGGCAGTTAACACACAATGGCAGTTTGATTGCTTCCGGACAAACGATTCCCAAAGGCAGCGATGCATCATCCGGGGACAATATTCACCACATTGATTTATCCTCAGTCACGGCAACAGGCAGTGGGTTCACCTTAACGGTCGGTGGCGATAGCAGTTATCCCTTTAGTATTTCATCAACAACCTTCAATGCCGCGTTTTATGACGCGTTAAAATATTTCTACCACAACCGCAGTGGCATCGCGATTGAAACTCCCTACACCGGTGGTGGTCGCGGCTCCTATGCAAGCCATAGCCGCTGGTCGCGCCCGGCCGGGCATTTGAACCAGGGCGCTAATAAGGGCGATATGAATGTTCCCTGTTGGTCTGGTACCTGTAATTATTCCCTGAATGTTACCAAGGGTTGGTACGACGCGGGCGACCATGGCAAGTATGTTGTCAATGGTGGCATTTCCGTATGGACTTTGCTGAACCTGTACGAGCGTGCGCAACACATCACCGGTAACCTGGCGGCTGTTGCCGATGGCAGCATGAATATTCCCGAGAGCGGCAATGGTGTTGCCGATATCCTTGATGAAGCGCGCTGGCAAATGGAATTTATGTTGGCCATGCAAGTGCCACAAGGCCAGGCCAAGGCAGGTATGGCCCATCACAAAATTCACGATGTGGGTTGGACGGGATTACCTTTGGCACCCCATGAAGATCCGCAACAGCGTGCCCTGGTGCCGCCCAGCACGGCTGCAACACTTAACCTGGCGGCAACAGCCGCACAGGCTGCACGTATCTGGAAAGACATCGACGCCGGTTTTGCCGCACTGTGCCTGACCGCTGCCGAGCGCGCCTGGAATGCTGCACAGGCAAACCCCAACGATATTTATTCCGGCAATTACGATAATGGCGGTGGCGGTTATGGCGATCGCTTTGTTGCCGATGAATTCTATTGGGCGGCTGCCGAGCTCTATATCACCACCGGCGATAGCAGATACTTGCCAACCATTAATAACTACACACTGGAGCGCACCGACTTTGGCTGGCCGGATACTGAATTGCTGGGTGTCATGTCATTGGCGGTGGTTCCAGCAACACATACCAATAGTTTGCGCATAGCCGCGCGCAACCATATACAAACCATCGCATCCACCCATCTAACGACGCAAAGTGCATCGGGCTACCCGGCGCCTTTATCCAGCCTTGAATACTATTGGGGTTCCAACTCGGTTATTGCCAATAAGTTGGTATTGATGGGACTTGCCTACGATTTCTCCGGTAACCAAAACTTTGCTTTGGGTGTTTCCAAGGGGATTAACTATTTGTTCGGCAGCAATGTGCTGTCTACATCATTTATTACCGGTTTGGGCACTAATACGGTTGCCCAGCCCCACCATCGTTTTTGGGCAGGTGCACTTAACAGCAACTATCCCTGGGCTCCACCAGGTGCATTATCCGGTGGTCCCAACGCCGGATTGGAAGATAGCTTGTCTGCAAGCCGCCTGAGTGGTTGTACCAGCCGTCCGGCAACTTGTTGGCTGGACTCTATCGATGCCTGGTCTACCAATGAAATTACCATTAACTGGAATGCGCCGCTGGCGTGGGTACTGGGCTTCTACAACGATTTTGCGGCAACACAGGGAGGCAGTTCGTCATCCTCATCCAGTTCCAGCAGTTCTGTGCCGGTGTCCAGCTCCAGCAGTTCATCGATTATTCCATCAAGCTCAAGTAGCTCTATTCAACCCAGCAGCTCCAGTTCATCGATGCCCTCCAGTTCAAGCAGCAGCTCGTCTGTCGTAGCCAGCAGTTCATCGTCTGTCTCCGGCGGATTGCGTTGTAACTGGTACGGCACCTTGTATCCCCTGTGTGTAACCACCCAAAGTGGATGGGGTTGGGAAAATAGCCAGAGCTGTATTTCTGCAAGTACCTGCTCAGCGCAGCCTGCACCCTACGGTATTGTTGGTGCTGCATCGTCCAGTAGCCAAGCGGCTAATCGCAGCCCGACCTTGCAACTCAGTGCAAATGCAACGGGATTCGAGGGGGGCTCTATGGTCTGTTGCACACTGCATATCAATGGGGCAGCGTCTGATCCGGATGGTGATAATTTGACTTATTCATGGCAAGTGATTTCAGGCAACACAGTGGTTGCCTCTGGTTCCAGTTCAAGCGCCAGTATTCACGTCAGCAACCAGCGTGGTTACGAAGTGAGTATGACCGTCAGCGATGGTCGCGGCGGCGTAGCGACCGAAACCACTTTTGTCTCCGTGTATTTTTCCGATTATTTCCCGGGCTCCAGCTCATCGGCATCCAATATCAACTCTTCCAGTTCCAGTAGTTCTTCATCCAGCTCATCGGCCATTGTTTCCTCCAGTTCGAGTGTTGTTTCCAGCAGCTCATCCAGCGCAGCTTCCGGCGGCAATTGCCAATACGTGGTGACCAACCAATGGAACAACGGTTTTACCGCTGTTATCCGTGTGCGTAACAACGGTAGCAGTGCCATTAACGGTTGGAGTGTGAATTGGAGCTACAGCGACGGTAGCCGTATTACCAATTCCTGGAATGCTAATGTCACGGGTAACAATCCCTATGCTGCATCTGCATTGGGTTGGAATGCCAATATCCAACCGGGACAAACGGCTGAGTTTGGGTTCCAGGGAACCAAAGGCGCAGGCAGTGCACAGGTGCCTGCAGTAACCGGAAGTGTATGTCAGTAA
- a CDS encoding glycoside hydrolase family 6 protein → MLTRMKKAYGLAGLLSLGLIAASHSSQAACTYKITNEWNTGLTGEIVVTNSGSSAVSSWSVSWQYNANRLSGSWNANVSGSNPYSASNLSWNGNLQPGQSATFGFQVDKNGGAAEVPQLSGSICSGSTSSSVPSSVPSSSSVPSSVPSSSSVPSSSSSSPITAQQCNWYGTLYPVCVTTTSGWGWENNRSCIAVSTCSSQPCPYGIVGSGSCGVSSSSSSSVVTPSSSSSSSLVPSSSSSSSVVVPSSSSSSSVVVPSSSSSSSIRSSSSSSSSSVNSSQGPRLDNPFVDARWYIDPVWSAKAQAENGGSRVANYNTAVWMDRIGAIEPPDGSFGLRDHLDAALDQNANLIQVVVYDLPNRDCHALASNGELVQGPEGTARYRNEYIDVIASIFSDPKYSSLRIIAIIEPDSLPNLVTNLSTPACQEAADMTHGYIPNTRYTLNKLSQISNVYSYVDIGHSGWLGWDDNFGKAITLIGDAIKGTTAGVNSIAGFVSNTAGYTPVYEPFLDSLASSAMPGSGGGTQVRQAKFYEWNSYFSEVAFVQAWRTRMIAAGFPSTIGMLIDTSRNGWGGPNRPTAQSTSTNVDTFVDESRVDRRYHRGNWCNQYGGIGERPRVSPAAGIDAYVWVKPPGESDGVGRAGIIDPVDPAKGFDRFCDPTFTTANGTLTGSIPDAPHAGRWHSEAFQILLQNAYPPLQ, encoded by the coding sequence ATGTTAACTAGAATGAAAAAAGCCTATGGTTTGGCAGGTTTGCTAAGCCTCGGCTTAATCGCTGCCAGCCATAGCTCCCAGGCAGCATGTACCTACAAAATTACCAATGAGTGGAATACCGGTTTGACGGGTGAAATCGTTGTTACTAACAGCGGTTCCAGTGCCGTTAGCAGCTGGTCAGTAAGCTGGCAATATAATGCTAACCGTTTGAGTGGTTCCTGGAATGCCAATGTTTCAGGCAGCAATCCTTATTCAGCGAGCAACCTCAGTTGGAATGGCAACTTGCAGCCGGGCCAAAGTGCAACCTTTGGTTTCCAGGTGGATAAAAATGGCGGCGCTGCTGAAGTACCGCAACTTTCTGGCAGCATTTGCAGTGGCAGCACGTCTTCCTCTGTGCCTTCCAGTGTTCCATCAAGCAGCTCTGTTCCGAGCAGCGTTCCCAGCTCAAGCTCGGTGCCAAGCAGCTCAAGTTCATCGCCAATCACTGCGCAGCAGTGTAACTGGTACGGTACCCTGTATCCTGTTTGTGTAACCACGACCAGTGGTTGGGGTTGGGAAAATAATCGCAGCTGTATTGCAGTGAGCACCTGTAGTTCACAACCCTGTCCTTACGGCATTGTGGGCAGTGGGTCTTGCGGTGTGAGTTCATCCTCCAGTTCATCGGTGGTCACTCCTTCATCATCCAGTAGCAGCAGCCTTGTGCCTTCTTCAAGCTCAAGCAGCAGTGTTGTTGTGCCTTCATCCAGCAGCAGTAGCAGCGTTGTTGTACCCTCATCATCCAGTAGCAGCAGTATCCGCTCCTCATCGTCCTCCAGCAGCTCTTCAGTCAATAGCAGCCAGGGCCCACGTTTGGATAACCCCTTCGTGGATGCGCGTTGGTATATTGATCCGGTTTGGTCTGCCAAGGCACAAGCGGAAAATGGTGGCTCCAGAGTAGCCAATTACAACACCGCTGTGTGGATGGATCGTATCGGTGCGATTGAGCCGCCCGATGGCAGCTTTGGTTTGCGCGATCACCTGGATGCGGCACTGGATCAAAATGCCAACCTGATCCAGGTTGTAGTCTATGACCTGCCCAACCGCGATTGCCATGCCTTGGCATCCAACGGTGAATTGGTTCAGGGCCCGGAAGGTACTGCGCGTTATCGCAACGAGTACATTGATGTAATTGCGTCAATCTTCTCTGATCCGAAATACAGCAGCCTGCGCATCATTGCGATTATCGAGCCGGACTCACTGCCCAACCTGGTTACCAATTTGAGCACTCCCGCTTGTCAGGAAGCTGCTGATATGACCCATGGTTACATTCCCAATACCCGCTACACGCTGAATAAACTGTCGCAAATCAGCAACGTTTATTCTTATGTTGATATTGGCCACTCTGGCTGGTTGGGTTGGGATGACAACTTCGGCAAAGCAATTACCCTGATCGGTGACGCCATTAAAGGCACCACTGCCGGTGTAAACAGCATTGCCGGTTTCGTTTCCAACACCGCCGGTTATACCCCAGTGTATGAGCCTTTCCTCGACTCATTGGCTAGCAGTGCAATGCCAGGCAGTGGTGGCGGTACCCAGGTGCGCCAAGCCAAGTTCTATGAGTGGAACTCCTACTTCAGTGAAGTGGCCTTCGTACAAGCCTGGCGTACACGCATGATTGCAGCCGGTTTCCCATCAACCATTGGTATGCTGATTGATACCTCACGCAATGGTTGGGGTGGTCCAAATCGTCCGACGGCGCAATCTACCAGCACTAATGTTGATACCTTTGTTGACGAATCCCGCGTAGACCGTCGCTATCACCGCGGTAACTGGTGTAACCAGTACGGTGGTATCGGTGAGCGTCCGCGTGTAAGTCCGGCTGCGGGTATCGATGCTTATGTGTGGGTGAAACCACCAGGGGAGTCTGATGGTGTTGGTAGAGCCGGCATTATCGATCCGGTAGATCCAGCGAAAGGTTTCGACCGTTTCTGCGATCCAACTTTCACAACAGCAAATGGCACTCTGACAGGTTCCATCCCCGATGCTCCACACGCGGGTCGCTGGCATTCAGAAGCGTTCCAGATCCTGTTGCAAAACGCTTATCCACCACTGCAATAA
- a CDS encoding endo-1,4-beta-xylanase has product MAKSLGAAAFLGAALFAHTLAAQTATCSYNITNEWNTGYTGDITITNRGSSAINGWSVNWQYATNRLSSSWNANVSGSNPYSASNLSWNGNIQPGQSVSFGFQVNKNGGSAERPSVGGSICSGSVASSSAPASSVPSSIASSSPSSVASSVISSMASSSPVSSSSVASSTPGSSSGNQQCNWYGTLYPLCVTTTNGWGWEDQRSCIARSTCAAQPAPFGIVGSGSSTPVSSSSSSLSSSSVVSSIRSSSSSSSSSVATGNGLASLADFPIGVAVAASGGNADIFTSSARQNIVRAEFNQITAENIMKMSYMYSGSNFSFTNSDRLVSWAAQNGQTVHGHALVWHPSYQLPNWASDSNANFRQDFARHIDTVAAHFAGQVKSWDVVNEALFDSADDPDGRGSANGYRQSVFYRQFGGPEYIDEAFRRARAADPTAELYYNDFNTEENGAKTTALVNLVQRLLNNGVPIDGVGFQMHVMNDYPSIANIRQAMQKIVALSPTLKIKITELDVRLNNPYDGNSSNDYTNRNDCAVSCAGLDRQKARYKEIVQAYLEVVPPGRRGGITVWGIADPDSWLYTHQNLPDWPLLFNDNLQPKPAYQGVVEALSGR; this is encoded by the coding sequence ATGGCAAAGTCACTGGGTGCGGCAGCGTTTCTTGGTGCTGCCTTATTTGCCCATACACTTGCTGCACAAACAGCAACTTGCAGTTATAACATTACCAACGAATGGAACACGGGCTATACCGGCGACATTACGATTACCAATCGCGGCAGCAGTGCGATTAATGGATGGTCTGTCAATTGGCAATACGCAACCAACCGACTCAGTAGTAGCTGGAATGCCAACGTGAGTGGCAGTAATCCCTATAGTGCATCAAACCTGAGCTGGAATGGCAATATCCAGCCGGGGCAATCTGTGTCCTTTGGATTTCAGGTGAATAAAAATGGCGGCAGTGCTGAGCGGCCCAGTGTGGGTGGCAGTATCTGCTCGGGATCTGTGGCCTCTTCTTCAGCTCCGGCTTCTTCTGTCCCGTCCAGTATTGCATCCAGCTCGCCCAGTTCAGTCGCAAGCTCTGTTATCAGTTCTATGGCCAGTTCCAGTCCGGTAAGCAGTTCCAGTGTTGCCAGCAGTACACCCGGCTCGTCCAGTGGTAACCAGCAATGTAATTGGTACGGCACACTCTATCCACTGTGCGTGACGACCACCAATGGATGGGGCTGGGAAGACCAGCGCAGTTGTATTGCACGTTCCACCTGCGCCGCACAGCCAGCACCTTTTGGTATTGTGGGGAGCGGCAGTTCCACACCCGTGTCCAGTTCCAGCAGTAGCCTGAGTTCGTCATCGGTTGTTTCATCTATTCGATCGTCATCATCCAGCAGTAGCAGTTCGGTTGCCACCGGCAACGGTTTGGCCAGCCTGGCAGATTTCCCGATAGGTGTTGCTGTTGCTGCCAGTGGCGGTAATGCCGATATCTTTACCAGCAGCGCCCGCCAAAATATTGTACGTGCCGAATTTAACCAGATCACTGCCGAAAATATTATGAAGATGAGCTACATGTATTCCGGTAGCAATTTTTCATTTACCAATTCGGATCGCCTGGTGAGTTGGGCTGCGCAAAATGGCCAAACGGTTCACGGCCATGCCTTGGTCTGGCACCCCAGCTATCAATTACCTAACTGGGCAAGTGATAGCAATGCCAATTTCCGCCAGGATTTTGCCCGCCATATCGATACTGTCGCGGCACACTTTGCCGGCCAGGTAAAAAGTTGGGATGTGGTCAACGAGGCGCTGTTTGATTCGGCCGATGATCCGGATGGTCGCGGTTCGGCAAACGGTTATCGCCAATCGGTGTTTTATCGCCAATTCGGTGGGCCTGAGTATATCGACGAAGCCTTCCGGCGCGCCCGCGCTGCTGACCCGACAGCCGAGTTGTACTACAACGATTTCAACACGGAAGAAAATGGCGCTAAAACGACAGCCCTGGTAAACCTGGTGCAACGCTTGCTAAACAATGGTGTGCCGATTGATGGTGTTGGCTTCCAGATGCATGTCATGAACGACTATCCGTCCATCGCCAATATTCGCCAGGCTATGCAAAAGATTGTCGCGCTCAGCCCAACGCTCAAAATCAAGATTACTGAATTGGATGTGCGTTTGAATAATCCCTATGACGGTAATTCCAGTAACGATTACACCAATCGTAATGACTGTGCAGTGTCCTGTGCCGGCCTGGACAGGCAAAAAGCGCGCTACAAGGAAATTGTCCAGGCGTACCTGGAAGTCGTACCCCCGGGGCGTCGCGGCGGTATTACGGTATGGGGTATTGCAGACCCGGATAGCTGGCTCTATACCCATCAAAACCTGCCTGACTGGCCTTTGTTATTTAACGATAACTTGCAGCCCAAACCTGCCTACCAGGGCGTGGTCGAGGCATTGAGTGGTCGTTAA
- a CDS encoding DUF6055 domain-containing protein — MTSTTAIWRRLSLLGVAGFLVACGGVNAQVSQSASCQYVVTNEWNTGLTAEIRITNTGANAINGWSVNWQYATNRISNSWNANITGNNPYAASNLSWNAQIPVGQTVAFGLQVNKNGAIAELPAVTGGVCGSLASSQASSIVSSVASSSSSVVVSSSSSSVSVSSSSRSSSSVSSSVVSSASSSLAVVSSSSSSRASSVSSSVASSVMACVTPRTDNQWAGASCATQVNNCVSGTWLAPRDGGETRAPLRLETEHFAFYWSDGTNITMANAQAASVTLEAIWDSYFGSPIYFPEPYCNSTQKYKAAVHFDNQFPLWGGGWSRNGINYMGMWVGPGAASDPWGLAHEFMHGVQAMTQGFGDCGGVGCWIYESHANWMPHQIFNTNVHCSEMLVNMPHLYYGNTRNRYCNWQFFEFIKDKYCHTAVNQMWTYNAPAGQRDPWQKLMLSQSWNIEQLNDRFGEWAMHNVTWDYKSPNGTDQGNVYRQQYGAINSEPGNYTARRLRLTQLEALDSNWAQNRRFASPYYWAPQRWGYNVIQLFPEAGAANIQVKFRGVVQSGANSGWRWGLVSTNAAMTQARYTELQRGVDGELNLCITPGENVFLVIVTTPTQYQKITWDNPADGRAYPSIYRYPYMVEVQGAWPQGFRNGQRDACPNGTVRHSNGGGCAPASTPGSVYVGPYAKILGGSVTGSARIEDQATVVNGTVSGGTVGALSLIGVASHPHHGASSFGVSGSARVLGTFYPLGWFGSNQSVSGTATLLGDLEFIASSKTSNTFYGFVPNDWNGVSSVTEVTIAPPYTWRP; from the coding sequence ATGACTTCTACAACAGCAATATGGCGTAGGCTATCGCTTTTAGGTGTTGCAGGCTTTTTGGTCGCCTGTGGTGGTGTGAATGCCCAGGTGAGTCAAAGTGCAAGCTGCCAGTATGTGGTTACCAATGAATGGAATACCGGGCTGACAGCCGAGATCCGTATTACCAATACCGGGGCCAACGCCATTAATGGATGGTCAGTCAATTGGCAATACGCAACAAATCGAATCAGCAATAGCTGGAATGCCAATATCACCGGCAATAACCCCTATGCTGCATCTAACCTGAGTTGGAACGCCCAAATCCCTGTTGGGCAAACAGTCGCATTTGGGTTGCAAGTGAATAAGAATGGCGCTATCGCTGAGTTGCCAGCGGTGACGGGTGGTGTGTGTGGGAGTCTGGCATCCAGCCAGGCGAGTAGTATTGTATCCAGCGTTGCCAGCAGTTCTTCATCAGTGGTTGTATCCAGCTCATCAAGCAGTGTGAGTGTGTCCAGCAGTTCACGTTCTTCGAGCAGTGTGTCATCCAGCGTTGTGAGTAGCGCCTCTTCCAGCCTGGCAGTCGTTTCCAGCTCCAGCAGCTCGCGGGCATCCAGTGTCAGTAGCAGTGTGGCCAGCAGTGTCATGGCCTGCGTGACGCCTCGCACCGATAACCAGTGGGCGGGTGCCAGTTGTGCAACGCAAGTCAATAATTGTGTCAGTGGAACCTGGCTGGCACCGCGTGACGGCGGTGAAACCCGTGCGCCCTTGCGCCTGGAAACCGAACATTTTGCGTTTTACTGGAGTGACGGCACCAACATTACGATGGCGAATGCACAGGCTGCTTCAGTAACGCTGGAGGCTATCTGGGACAGTTACTTCGGCTCGCCGATTTATTTCCCGGAGCCTTACTGCAACTCCACCCAGAAATATAAAGCTGCCGTTCATTTTGATAATCAATTTCCACTGTGGGGTGGCGGTTGGTCGCGCAATGGCATTAACTACATGGGAATGTGGGTAGGCCCGGGCGCGGCTAGTGATCCCTGGGGACTCGCCCATGAATTTATGCACGGAGTCCAGGCCATGACCCAGGGCTTTGGTGATTGTGGCGGCGTTGGCTGCTGGATTTATGAGTCGCACGCGAACTGGATGCCACACCAGATTTTCAATACCAATGTGCACTGTTCGGAAATGCTGGTAAACATGCCGCATTTGTATTACGGCAACACTCGTAATCGCTATTGTAACTGGCAATTTTTTGAGTTTATTAAAGACAAATATTGCCACACTGCCGTTAACCAGATGTGGACCTATAACGCACCTGCCGGGCAGCGTGATCCCTGGCAAAAATTGATGCTGAGCCAGAGCTGGAATATCGAACAATTAAACGATCGTTTTGGCGAGTGGGCCATGCATAACGTGACCTGGGATTATAAAAGCCCCAATGGAACAGACCAGGGTAATGTGTATCGCCAGCAATACGGTGCAATCAACAGCGAACCCGGTAATTACACCGCGCGCCGTTTGCGTTTGACACAGCTGGAAGCACTGGATAGCAACTGGGCACAGAACCGTCGGTTTGCATCACCTTACTATTGGGCACCACAGCGTTGGGGCTACAACGTGATTCAATTATTCCCCGAAGCGGGGGCAGCCAACATCCAGGTTAAATTCCGCGGTGTGGTGCAGTCCGGAGCCAATTCCGGGTGGCGCTGGGGCTTGGTCTCCACCAATGCAGCCATGACCCAGGCGCGTTATACCGAGTTGCAACGCGGTGTGGATGGAGAACTGAACCTGTGTATCACCCCGGGTGAGAATGTCTTTTTGGTGATTGTCACAACACCGACGCAATACCAGAAAATCACCTGGGATAACCCAGCGGATGGCAGGGCCTATCCATCGATCTACCGCTATCCCTATATGGTAGAAGTGCAGGGCGCCTGGCCCCAGGGATTCCGCAATGGCCAGCGCGATGCCTGCCCCAATGGCACCGTGCGCCACAGCAACGGCGGTGGTTGTGCACCTGCCAGTACACCGGGCAGTGTCTATGTTGGTCCCTATGCAAAAATCCTGGGGGGCAGTGTCACGGGCAGTGCACGTATTGAAGACCAGGCCACTGTGGTTAACGGCACTGTTTCCGGCGGTACTGTAGGGGCGCTGAGTTTAATTGGCGTCGCATCCCATCCCCATCACGGTGCCAGCAGTTTTGGTGTTAGCGGGTCAGCGCGTGTGCTGGGCACTTTCTATCCGCTGGGGTGGTTCGGCAGTAACCAATCGGTATCCGGCACTGCAACCCTGCTGGGGGATTTGGAATTTATTGCCAGCAGTAAAACCAGTAATACCTTTTATGGTTTTGTGCCCAATGATTGGAACGGCGTAAGCAGTGTGACGGAAGTGACCATCGCACCACCTTATACCTGGCGACCATAA